From a single Hevea brasiliensis isolate MT/VB/25A 57/8 unplaced genomic scaffold, ASM3005281v1 Scaf22, whole genome shotgun sequence genomic region:
- the LOC110659141 gene encoding uncharacterized protein LOC110659141: protein MDKIRILKSRLKAAQDRQKSYADLKRRDIEYNVGDKVFLKISPWKGIIRFGKRGKLSPRFIGSYEIIERIIPVAYRLALPLELSQIHDVFQVSMLRRYKSDPSHILQKQPIELREDLTYEEEPVEVIDREEKVLRNKAIPFVKIHWSNHSKKEATWEREEDMRAQYLHLFALLGDDPAPVVDTRSAPAV, encoded by the exons ATGGATAAAATCCGAATTCTAAAGAGTAGGTTAAAAGCAGCACAAGATAGgcaaaagagttatgcagatttgaaaagaagagatattgagtacaatGTTGGTGATAAGGTATTCTTAAAGATTTCTCCTTGGAAGGGAATTATACGCTTTGGTAAGCGTGGAAAGTTAAGTCCTCGGTTTATAGGTTCTTATGAGATTATAGAGAGGATCATACCAGTTGCTTATCGcttagcattacctctagagttaTCACAAATCCATGATGTCTTTCAAGTATCCATGTTAAGAAGATACAAAAGTGACCCTTCTCATATTCTCCAGAAGCAACCAATCGAGTTGAGAGAAGATctaacatatgaggaagaaccagtGGAGGTCATTGATAGAGAAGAGAAAGTCTTGAGGAACAAAGCAATTCCTTTTGTTAAAATTCATTGGAGCAATCATTCAAagaaagaagctacttgggaaagaGAAGAGGATATGCGAGCTCAGTACCTACACTTGTTTGCGCTGTTAG GAGATGACCCAGCTCCTGTTGTAGATACTAGGAGTGCTCCAGCGGTCTAA